Part of the Impatiens glandulifera chromosome 8, dImpGla2.1, whole genome shotgun sequence genome is shown below.
AACATTATTGTTGCAGCTGAAGACTGAGCTTTCTTCTTTTATCGGAACAAAGATGATGAGTTGGACTCCAACCAAAGATTGTTGCCGATGGGAAGGTGTTGTTTGTGATCGAGCTGGTCATGTCATAGTTCTTGATCTAAGTAATGAAAGGCTTACTGACGGATTCAACGAGTTTAGTAGCCTGTTCGATCTCAATTTCTTGCAAAGCTTAAATTTAGCTTACAACTTCTTTAGCTATTTGGCTATTCCATCTAGGATTGGTGATCTAACCACTCTGGAATATCTAAATCTGTCATCTTCCGGGTTCGCTGGTCAAATTCCAATCGAATTATCGCGATTGACAAGGTTGGTTGTTCTCGATCTTTCTTCCCATTACATATTCGAACAAGTACCCTCATTAAATCTGGATGATCCCAATTTGATGATGCTCGTTAGGAATCTGACTGCTCTTACAAAACTCAATCTTGATGGTGTGAATATCTCAGCCACAGGAAATGAGTGGGGGCAGGCCATTTCCTCCTCGTTGCCTAATCTGGAAGTATTAAGCATGCCCAATTGTTACCTCTCCGGACCGATTGATCCTTCTCTAATGAATCTAAAGTTCCTATCCATTATCAGGCTGGATCAGAATAACCTGTCATCTCCTGTTCCAGATTTCTTTGCAAATTTCAGGAATTTAAGGGTTCTGCGTCTAAGTTCTTGTAACTTGAATGGGATATTTCCAGAACAGATTCTTAACATTCCAACTCTACAAATTCTGGACTTATCGATCAACGAAAAGCTTCATGGGTCATTACCTACAACTATTGGATCTCTGAATTCTCTCTATGTTCTCAACTTATCTCATAACACCCTGACTGGTCCGATACCATCATCAATAGGAAATTTGACACAGCTTCGTTCACTTGATCTATCATACAACAAACTCAATGGGAATGTACCATTACAGCTTGTGAATCTTACTCAGCTTTCATTCCTAAACCTGTCATACAACAAACTTACAGGAATGATC
Proteins encoded:
- the LOC124913050 gene encoding receptor-like protein 7, with translation MRTSFLPWLVILCILCNWPTSTYSQCLRDQETLLLQLKTELSSFIGTKMMSWTPTKDCCRWEGVVCDRAGHVIVLDLSNERLTDGFNEFSSLFDLNFLQSLNLAYNFFSYLAIPSRIGDLTTLEYLNLSSSGFAGQIPIELSRLTRLVVLDLSSHYIFEQVPSLNLDDPNLMMLVRNLTALTKLNLDGVNISATGNEWGQAISSSLPNLEVLSMPNCYLSGPIDPSLMNLKFLSIIRLDQNNLSSPVPDFFANFRNLRVLRLSSCNLNGIFPEQILNIPTLQILDLSINEKLHGSLPTTIGSLNSLYVLNLSHNTLTGPIPSSIGNLTQLRSLDLSYNKLNGNVPLQLVNLTQLSFLNLSYNKLTGMIPWGRQFATFTETSFLGNPQLCGPVLNRSCYTPSPISPITLELCISMIVGFFVGLSAFVWPLLYSKSWNKTYYSYVDKIVLRILHWGGR